ATTCGAAGTTGTAGGTGCTCTGCTCCACCTCGTTCTGGTGGTAGACGTCGCCGTAGGTCACCGGCTGGCCGTCCGGGCCGTAGGTCCAGACCAGGTCGTAGACGTTGTCGCAGTTCTGCAGGTACATGCACAGGCGCTCGAGACCATAGGTGATCTCGCCCAGCACCGGGCGGCACTCCAGGCCACCAGCCTGCTGGAAGTAGGTGAACTGGGTCACTTCCATGCCGTTGAGCCAGACTTCCCAGCCCAGGCCCCAGGCGCCCAGCGTCGGCGATTCCCAGTTGTCCTCGACGAAGCGCAGGTCATGCACCAGCGGATCGATGCCCAGTGCCTTCAGCGAATCCAGGTACAGCTGCTGGATGTTGTCCGGCGCCGGCTTCATCGCCACCTGGTACTGGTAGTAGCGCTGCAGGCGGTTCGGGTTCTCGCCGTAGCGGCCATCGGTCGGGCGGCGCGACGGCTGCACGTAGGCCGCGTTCCAGCTTTCCGGACCGATCGCACGCAGGAAGGTGGCCGGGTGGAAGGTACCGGCGCCCACCTCCAGGTCGAGCGGCTGGATGAGCACGCAGCCCTGCTGGGCCCAGAACTGGTTCAGGGTCTGGATCAGGCCCTGGAAGGTGATCGGAACGGTCGGGGTCGCGGACATGCGTACGAGTCTTGGCCGGCAAGGGGGTGCGCTAGTATAACGGCCGACCTGCGGGGCATTCCGTACCCGGGAGGAGCAGGCAGATGGAACATCGGCTGCCGGTGGGCACGCCCGGCGAGCCAGGCGGCGTCCCGCTGCCGTGGGGCCGCCTGCATTTCGAACAGGTGGGTGCGGCGCTGCTGGCCGACGGCCTGGTCGCCGAGCACGAGGGCGAGCGCATGCGGTTTTCCGCACAGGGCGCGCGCAATGCCAGTGAAGTGCACCCGCTGGTGCTGCTGTCCAACCTCAAGCTGGCCGCCCGCGACGGTGGCGAACTGACCCTGGAGCGCCTGACCGAATGGCTGGCCCGGCGTACCGGCAGCCGCTACCTGCGCATTGATCCGACCCGGGTCGACGTCGCGGCCGTCACCGCGCTGGTCTCCCACGCCTACGCCCGCCGCCACCGCTTCCTGCCGCTGGCGGTGGATGCCGAACGGGTGTTGGTGGCCACCAGCGAGCCGCTGGTGCAGGAATGGCGCCGCGACCTGCAGCACCTGACCCGCCGCAGCATCGAACTGGCGGTGGTCAACCCGCTGGACCTGCACCGCTACACCATGGAGTTCTACGGGGTGACCCGCTCGGTGCGTGGCGCGCGCGGCGACGTCCGCGGCGAAGCCAGCACCACCCTGCCCAGCTTCGAGCAGCTGGTCGAGCTGGGCCGCACCGGCGACGTCAATGCCGACGACCAGCACATCGTGCACATCGTCGATTGGCTGCTGCAGTACGCCTACGAGCAGCGCGCCTCGGACATCCACCTGGAACCTCGCCGCGAGATGGGACGCATGCGCTTCCGCATCGACGGCGTGCTGCACAAGGTGTTCGAGGTGCCACCGGCGGTGATGACCGCCGTGGTCAGCCGCATCAAGGTGCTCGGCCGCATGGACCTGGCCGAACGCCGGCGCCCGCAGGACGGCCGCATCAAGACCCGCTCGCCGGGCGGCCGCGAAGTCGAGATGCGCCTGTCGACCATGCCCACCGCCTTCGGCGAGAAGTGCGTGATGCGCATCTTCGACCCCGATGCCGCCTTCAAGAGCATCGACCAGCTCGGTTTCAGCCCGCAGGAGGCCGCCGGCTGGAATGCGCTGGTCGAGCGCCCGCACGGCATCGTGCTGGTCACCGGCCCGACCGGCTCGGGCAAGACCACCACCCTGTATTCCACGCTGAAGCGGCTGGCCACGCCGGACGTGAACGTCTGCACGGTGGAGGACCCGATCGAGATGATCGCGCCCGAATTCAACCAGATGCAGGTGCAGGCCAACATCGACCTGGACTTCGCCAGCGGCGTGCGCACCCTGCTGCGGCAAGACCCGGACATCATCATGATCGGCGAGATCCGCGATCTGGAAACCGCGCAGATGGCGGTGCAGGCGTCGCTGACCGGTCACCTGGTGCTGTCCACCCTGCACACCAACGACGCGCCGTCGGCGGTCACCCGCCTGCTCGATCTGGGCGTGCCGCACTACCTGCTGGCCAGCACCCTCAACGGCATCCTCGCCCAGCGCCTGGTCCGCACGCTGTGCCCGCACTGCAAGCAGCCGCACAGCCTCGGTGCTGCCGACTGGGCGGTGCTGGCTGATAGCCATGCCGCATATCCAGATGCCGCCACGCCCTGTCGGCCGGTCGGCTGCCTGGAGTGCCGGCGCACCGGATTCCTCGGCCGCATCGGCCTGTATGAGTTGCTGCCATTGGGCTCGCGCCTGCGCGGGCAGATCCGCGCCGACATGGATCTGGCCGGCTTCACCCGCGCCGCGCGGACTGAAGGGCTGCGAACCCTGCGCCAGGCCGGGCTTGAAAAGGTGGCGCAGGGGCTGACTACAATCGAGGAAGTCCTGTCAGTCCTGCCGCCCCCGGATGAACCCAGCCCCGTTCCTGATCCTTGAAACCGGCCGACCGGTGCCGTCACTGCGCCGCTACGGGCGCTTTCCGCACTGGATCCGCGTCGCCGCCGGGCTGGAAGAGCACGAGACGGTGGTGGTCGATGTCGAACACGGGGATGCCCTGCCCGACCCGCATGCCTTCGCCGGCGTGCTGGTGACCGGCTCGGCCGCCTTCGTCACCGACCATGCCGAATGGAGCGAGCGCAGCGCCGCATGGCTGCGCCAGACCGCCCATGCCGACCTGCCGGTGTTCGGCATCTGCTACGGCCACCAGCTGCTGGCGCACGCGCTGGGCGGGGAAGTGGCCTACAACCCGGCCGGGCGCGAGTCCGGCACGATCGAACTGGAGCTGCAGCCGCAGGCGGCGCAGGACCCGCTTTTCCAGGGCCTGCCGCAGCACTTCGCTGCCCACGCCACCCACCTGCAGACCGTGCTGCGCGCACCCGACGGTGCTGAAGTGCTGGCCCGCTCTCCGCTGGATGGCTGCCACGCCTTCCGCTGGGGACGCCAGGCCTGGGGCGTGCAGTTCCATCCCGAGTTCGCCACCCACCACATGCGCGGCTACGTGCGCGCCCGCGCCGACTGCATCGGCCGCCACGGCGGCTGTGCCCGCAGCATCGAGCGCGCGGTCAGCGCCGCACCGCTGGCCCGCCAGCTGTTGCGCCGCTTCGTCCGCCAGGCGCGGCTGTCTTCAGCCCAGCCGGCGGCAAAACAGGGATAATCGGCGCCACGGGCAACCGCCCGGCCCCCTCCTGTCCTTCCCGGATGTCCATGAAAGAGATTCGCAAGCTGCCGGCCTCGGCGGGCGCCCAGTGGTTGCTGGATACGTTCTCGCTGTATCGGCGTGCGCCGCTGCAGCTGGCCCGGATCGGTCTGACCTGGCTGCTGGTGAGCTGGGTGGTCACCCTGTTGTCGACGCTGATTCCCGGTGCCGCCGGCATGGCCGTACAGCTGATGACCCTGGCCATCTCGCCGATCATGTTCGGCGGCATGCTGTACGCCGTGGGCGAGATCGACGAAGGCCGCCCGGGCCTGGCCTCGCACCTGCTGCAGCCGATCCGCGACCACCGCGTCAGCCACCTGCTGGTGCCGCTGGCGATCCAGGTGCTGGCGGTACTGCTGCTGGGCGCGCTGCTGTTCATGATGATCGGCCGCGAGGGCTTCACCGCCTTCAGCGAGGTCATGACCAAGATGGAAGAGATCAGCCGCAGTGGCCAGCAGATCAAGCCGGATGATGCCGCCGCGCTGGTCGCCAACCTGCCGGCCAAGCGCATCGCGCTGTGGATGCTGCTGGTGTTCCTGAGCGCGGTTGCGCTGTCGCTGGCGATGTTCACCCAGCCGGCGCTGGTGGTGTTCGACAAGCAGAGCGGCATGCACGCGCTGCGCCTGAGCCTGCAGGGCTGCATCGAGAACATCGGCGCGATGATCGTGTTCGCCGTGCTCGGCCTGATCGCCGCGTTCTGCATCTACATCCTGTTCGTGATCGTGATCCAGATCGCGATGCTGATCGGTGGCCCGCTGGCCGCGGCCTTCATCGCGCAGCTGGTGCTGACCACGGTGCTGATGCCGCTGTATGTCGGCGCGGTCTACGCCGCGTGGAAACAGATGTTCGTACACCGCGGCAGCCGCGCCGCCCCGCCGATCCCGACCACCCCGACCTCAAGCGACATCTTCCACGCCTGACGAAAAAGGGGACGGAGGGGATTAAGTCGTTAGCGGCACAGTGGCACAAACGACTTAATCCCCTCCGTCCCCTTTTGTTTTTCAGGCGGCGGGTTTCTTCACTACCGACGACGGCACCAGCCAGCGTGCGGCGTGGATGCCCAGCTCGTAGAGCAGGCACATCGGAATCGCCAGCATCAGCTGCGAGACCACGTCCGGCGGGGTCAGCACCGCCGCCAGCACGAAGATGCCGACGATCGCGTAGCCGCGGCCTTCCTTGAACTGCTGCGGCGTCACCCAGCCCAGCAGCACCAGGATCACCATGGCCACTGGCAGTTCGAAACTGCCACCGAAAGCGAAGAAGATCGCCAGCACGAAATCCAGGTAGGCATTCGCATCCGGAGTGATCGCGATCACGTCGGGGCTGAACGTGGTCAGGAAATGGAACACCGCCGGCAGCACCAGGAAGTAGGCGAAGGCGCAGCCGGTGTAGAACAGCAGTACCGACGACACCAGCAGCGGCACCGCCAGGCGCTTCTCACGCGCATACAGACCGGGCGCGACGAAGGCCCACAGCTGGTACAGCAGCCACGGCACCGCCACGAACAGGGCAACGAAGAAGGTCAGCTTCAACGGCGCGAAGAAGGCACCGGCCGGATTGGTCGCGATCATCGTCTGCCCGTTCGGCAGCTGCGAGACCAGCGGTTCGGCCAGCGCGTTGTACAGCTTCTGGGTAAACGGCAGCAGCGCCAGCAGCACCACGCCCAGGCCCAGCAGTGCGCGCACCAGACGGCCGCGCAGTTCGACCAGATGCTCGACCAGCGAGCTTTCGCCAAAATCCTGTTCACTCATGGCTGGCGCTCCGTGCTCTGCGGCGGCGGCGCACCGGCTTCAGGGGGTGTCGCCGGCGTCGGCTCGGGAGCAACGCTCTCCCGTACCGGTGCATCGGCATGGGGCAGGTCGCTCATATGCGGCGGCAGATCCGCAGGCGCCGGTGCGCGTACCTCCTGCGCCAGCGTATCGCCCTGCTGCTGCGCCTCCTGCGCTTCGCGACGGATCGCTTCGCCGCTGGCGCGCAGCTGGTTCTCGGTGTCCTGCATGCCCTGGCGCACGTCCTGCATCTGCCGCTTGATCTCCTCGGCCTGCAGTTCGCGCTCCAGTTCCTGTTTCACCGAATCCCATTGATTGCGGGCACGACGCACCCACAGGCCGGCAAAGCGGGCCGCCTTGGGCAGGCGCTCGGGACCGAGCACCACCAAGGCGACCACGGCGATCACCAGCAGTTCGCTGAAGCCGATATCAAACACCGCGACCGCTCCGGATCAGCGAGGGGTGCGGTCGTGCTCGTCCTGCGCGGTGCGCGAGGCGTCCTGGCTGCGCGACTCGTCGCCCAGCTGCGCGTTCGGCTTGTCCTCGTCGCGCATGCCCTTCTTGAATTCCTTGACCGCCGAGCCGAGGTCCTTGGCGCCACTGGTCAGGCGCTTGGTGCCGAACACCAACAGGACGATGGCCAGCACGACCAACCAATGCCAGATGCTGAAACTGCCCATAAAGACGCTCGTTACGTTAGTGATCAGGCTGTCGAGCATAGCGCACCGGCTGTTAGCCGGCGCGCGTGACGAAAGTCAGTTCCCGCCCAGCGTTTCCGTGCGGATTTCGCCGTCGTTGACCGGCTGGAAGCCCTGCTGCTGCGGCGGCGGGTTCTGCGGCACGTTCTGCAGCGGTGCGGTGGTGGCTTCGGCCGGGGCCGCCGGCGCTGCCTGAACAGGCGCCGGAGCAACTGCCGGGGCCGCCGCCGGGCGTGGTGCACTGCCACCGTTGCCGTTGCGGTTGTTGCGGGCGGCGTAGGTGGCCTCTTCCAGACGATCACGGAAGGCGACCACGTCCATCGACGGCGAACCGGCGGCGCGACCTTCGA
The sequence above is a segment of the Stenotrophomonas maltophilia genome. Coding sequences within it:
- the tatA gene encoding Sec-independent protein translocase subunit TatA yields the protein MGSFSIWHWLVVLAIVLLVFGTKRLTSGAKDLGSAVKEFKKGMRDEDKPNAQLGDESRSQDASRTAQDEHDRTPR
- the tatC gene encoding twin-arginine translocase subunit TatC, translating into MSEQDFGESSLVEHLVELRGRLVRALLGLGVVLLALLPFTQKLYNALAEPLVSQLPNGQTMIATNPAGAFFAPLKLTFFVALFVAVPWLLYQLWAFVAPGLYAREKRLAVPLLVSSVLLFYTGCAFAYFLVLPAVFHFLTTFSPDVIAITPDANAYLDFVLAIFFAFGGSFELPVAMVILVLLGWVTPQQFKEGRGYAIVGIFVLAAVLTPPDVVSQLMLAIPMCLLYELGIHAARWLVPSSVVKKPAA
- the glyQ gene encoding glycine--tRNA ligase subunit alpha; translation: MSATPTVPITFQGLIQTLNQFWAQQGCVLIQPLDLEVGAGTFHPATFLRAIGPESWNAAYVQPSRRPTDGRYGENPNRLQRYYQYQVAMKPAPDNIQQLYLDSLKALGIDPLVHDLRFVEDNWESPTLGAWGLGWEVWLNGMEVTQFTYFQQAGGLECRPVLGEITYGLERLCMYLQNCDNVYDLVWTYGPDGQPVTYGDVYHQNEVEQSTYNFEYADVEEMFHRFDACEREAQKLVEVNLPLPAYEQVMKASHTFNLLDARRAISVTERQRYILRVRALAQAVARAYYEQREKLGFPGAKKA
- a CDS encoding glutamine amidotransferase is translated as MNPAPFLILETGRPVPSLRRYGRFPHWIRVAAGLEEHETVVVDVEHGDALPDPHAFAGVLVTGSAAFVTDHAEWSERSAAWLRQTAHADLPVFGICYGHQLLAHALGGEVAYNPAGRESGTIELELQPQAAQDPLFQGLPQHFAAHATHLQTVLRAPDGAEVLARSPLDGCHAFRWGRQAWGVQFHPEFATHHMRGYVRARADCIGRHGGCARSIERAVSAAPLARQLLRRFVRQARLSSAQPAAKQG
- a CDS encoding BPSS1780 family membrane protein, translating into MKEIRKLPASAGAQWLLDTFSLYRRAPLQLARIGLTWLLVSWVVTLLSTLIPGAAGMAVQLMTLAISPIMFGGMLYAVGEIDEGRPGLASHLLQPIRDHRVSHLLVPLAIQVLAVLLLGALLFMMIGREGFTAFSEVMTKMEEISRSGQQIKPDDAAALVANLPAKRIALWMLLVFLSAVALSLAMFTQPALVVFDKQSGMHALRLSLQGCIENIGAMIVFAVLGLIAAFCIYILFVIVIQIAMLIGGPLAAAFIAQLVLTTVLMPLYVGAVYAAWKQMFVHRGSRAAPPIPTTPTSSDIFHA
- the tatB gene encoding Sec-independent protein translocase protein TatB, yielding MFDIGFSELLVIAVVALVVLGPERLPKAARFAGLWVRRARNQWDSVKQELERELQAEEIKRQMQDVRQGMQDTENQLRASGEAIRREAQEAQQQGDTLAQEVRAPAPADLPPHMSDLPHADAPVRESVAPEPTPATPPEAGAPPPQSTERQP
- a CDS encoding GspE/PulE family protein → MEHRLPVGTPGEPGGVPLPWGRLHFEQVGAALLADGLVAEHEGERMRFSAQGARNASEVHPLVLLSNLKLAARDGGELTLERLTEWLARRTGSRYLRIDPTRVDVAAVTALVSHAYARRHRFLPLAVDAERVLVATSEPLVQEWRRDLQHLTRRSIELAVVNPLDLHRYTMEFYGVTRSVRGARGDVRGEASTTLPSFEQLVELGRTGDVNADDQHIVHIVDWLLQYAYEQRASDIHLEPRREMGRMRFRIDGVLHKVFEVPPAVMTAVVSRIKVLGRMDLAERRRPQDGRIKTRSPGGREVEMRLSTMPTAFGEKCVMRIFDPDAAFKSIDQLGFSPQEAAGWNALVERPHGIVLVTGPTGSGKTTTLYSTLKRLATPDVNVCTVEDPIEMIAPEFNQMQVQANIDLDFASGVRTLLRQDPDIIMIGEIRDLETAQMAVQASLTGHLVLSTLHTNDAPSAVTRLLDLGVPHYLLASTLNGILAQRLVRTLCPHCKQPHSLGAADWAVLADSHAAYPDAATPCRPVGCLECRRTGFLGRIGLYELLPLGSRLRGQIRADMDLAGFTRAARTEGLRTLRQAGLEKVAQGLTTIEEVLSVLPPPDEPSPVPDP